The Bordetella sp. FB-8 genome includes a window with the following:
- a CDS encoding mechanosensitive ion channel family protein has protein sequence MESAWNNAVALMPRLVDMGFNLVVAIAILVIGWWVSALLGKWVHHVAEHSGRVDRTVIPMFKTTVAWAIRVFTLIAVLARFGVQTASLIAVLGAAGLAVGLALQGTLQNIAAGIMLLLLRPIRAGEAIALSSGASGTVDEIGLFITRIEQFDGIVVLLPNSTVWTATITNYSRNTQRRLDLPVIVNYGDDLDAAIALVNKVVGAHPMTEADPAPIVKVNDYKDTGTEINVRVWSKASDYWDLRWDLFHQIRVVMAREGFRPPAQGRDLRKAMPRA, from the coding sequence ATGGAATCTGCATGGAACAACGCGGTCGCCCTGATGCCACGCCTGGTGGATATGGGGTTCAATCTGGTGGTGGCCATTGCGATACTGGTCATAGGCTGGTGGGTATCGGCCCTGCTGGGCAAATGGGTGCATCACGTGGCCGAGCATTCCGGTCGGGTCGATCGCACCGTCATTCCCATGTTCAAGACCACCGTGGCCTGGGCCATACGGGTCTTTACGCTGATCGCGGTACTGGCGCGCTTCGGCGTGCAGACCGCCAGCCTCATCGCGGTATTGGGCGCCGCCGGCCTGGCGGTAGGTCTGGCCTTGCAGGGTACGCTGCAGAACATCGCCGCCGGTATCATGCTGCTGCTGTTGCGGCCGATCCGCGCAGGCGAGGCGATCGCGCTCAGCTCCGGCGCGTCGGGGACGGTGGACGAGATCGGCCTGTTCATCACGCGCATCGAGCAGTTCGACGGCATTGTCGTCTTGCTGCCCAATAGCACGGTATGGACGGCTACCATTACCAATTACAGCCGCAATACCCAGCGTCGTCTCGACTTGCCCGTCATCGTCAATTACGGCGACGACCTGGACGCGGCGATCGCGCTGGTGAACAAGGTTGTCGGCGCGCACCCCATGACCGAAGCCGACCCCGCGCCTATCGTCAAGGTCAACGATTACAAGGACACCGGCACGGAAATCAATGTGCGGGTCTGGAGCAAGGCCTCCGATTACTGGGACCTGCGCTGGGACCTGTTCCACCAGATCCGCGTGGTCATGGCGCGCGAAGGCTTTCGTCCGCCGGCCCAGGGGCGCGACCTGCGCAAGGCCATGCCTCGCGCTTAG
- a CDS encoding RNA methyltransferase encodes MTQQAFSRVRFIMTQPSHPGNVGSAARAIKTMGFSELALVEPRLPDLAAQPEAVALASGAADVLEHAQVYATLEEALAPVTLAFALTARVRDLGPPPCDIRQAAELAGAHLAENGQGCVAIVLGTERSGLTNAQIALCHRICHIPANPEYSSLNVAQALQLAAWEVRYALLHASGAAMLPVSTAQQPDPGAVPADGAAVQAFLSHWQDALIAVQFLDPAHPKKLMPRMRHLFNRQTPTRDEIDMLRGVCTAVLATARRAESGGKK; translated from the coding sequence ATGACCCAGCAGGCATTTTCGCGGGTGCGTTTCATCATGACGCAGCCCAGTCACCCCGGCAACGTCGGCTCGGCCGCGCGGGCCATCAAGACCATGGGGTTCTCCGAGTTGGCGCTGGTCGAACCCCGGCTGCCAGACCTGGCCGCCCAGCCCGAAGCCGTGGCCCTGGCCAGCGGCGCCGCCGACGTGCTGGAACACGCCCAGGTATACGCCACGCTGGAAGAGGCGCTGGCGCCCGTCACGCTGGCATTCGCCTTGACAGCCCGCGTGCGCGACCTGGGGCCGCCGCCTTGCGACATCCGCCAGGCGGCCGAACTGGCTGGCGCGCATCTGGCTGAAAACGGACAGGGCTGCGTCGCCATCGTGCTGGGCACCGAGCGTTCGGGCTTGACCAATGCCCAGATCGCCCTGTGCCATCGCATCTGCCACATTCCGGCCAACCCGGAATACAGTTCGCTCAACGTCGCGCAGGCGCTGCAGCTGGCCGCCTGGGAGGTGCGTTATGCCCTCTTGCATGCCAGCGGCGCGGCCATGCTGCCCGTCTCGACGGCGCAGCAGCCCGATCCGGGCGCGGTGCCCGCCGACGGCGCCGCCGTGCAGGCCTTTCTGTCCCACTGGCAAGACGCGCTGATCGCGGTGCAGTTCCTCGACCCGGCGCATCCCAAGAAGCTCATGCCGCGCATGCGGCACCTCTTCAACCGCCAGACGCCGACCCGCGACGAGATCGACATGCTGCGCGGCGTATGCACGGCCGTGCTGGCCACGGCGCGGCGCGCCGAATCGGGCGGCAAGAAATAG
- a CDS encoding tripartite tricarboxylate transporter substrate binding protein, translating to MTSSVLPRRRSFIRKAAVLAAGLAGAFTLSAAQAAYPDQPVRMLVGFSAGGTTDIVARTLCKELTTTFNQAFVVENRPGAGSNLAAGEVARAKPDGYTLLMVAVTSAINQTLYKSLPFNLETSFKPVALGAKVPNILVVNPQLPVHSVQELIAYGKAHPGMLAFASSGSGTSIHMAGELFKLKTGLDMTHVPYKGSGPAISDLVGGHVQLMFDNMPSSWPQAKAGKLRALAITTRQRSAAAPDLPTIEELHLPGLDHFDVSSWFGVIAPAGTPDEVVDKLNAAIEAALNKPEVQARFANLGAQIEYTTPQQFGAFIKSQVDTWRPVVKASGATVD from the coding sequence ATGACTTCTTCTGTTCTGCCGCGGCGCCGTTCATTCATCCGCAAGGCGGCCGTGCTGGCCGCTGGTCTGGCGGGCGCTTTCACCCTGTCCGCCGCGCAGGCCGCCTATCCCGACCAGCCCGTGCGGATGCTGGTCGGCTTCTCGGCCGGCGGCACGACCGACATCGTGGCGCGTACTCTGTGCAAGGAACTCACCACCACGTTCAACCAGGCCTTCGTCGTGGAAAACCGGCCCGGCGCGGGCAGCAACTTGGCCGCTGGCGAAGTGGCGCGCGCCAAGCCCGACGGCTACACCCTGCTGATGGTGGCCGTCACCAGCGCCATCAACCAGACCCTGTACAAAAGCCTGCCCTTCAATCTGGAAACGAGCTTCAAGCCGGTGGCTCTGGGCGCCAAGGTGCCTAATATCCTGGTGGTCAATCCCCAACTGCCAGTCCATTCCGTGCAGGAACTTATCGCCTACGGCAAGGCCCACCCGGGCATGCTGGCCTTTGCTTCATCGGGCAGCGGCACCTCCATCCACATGGCCGGCGAGCTCTTCAAGCTCAAGACCGGCCTCGACATGACGCACGTACCCTACAAGGGTTCGGGTCCGGCCATCAGCGATCTGGTCGGTGGCCATGTGCAACTGATGTTCGACAACATGCCCTCGTCGTGGCCTCAGGCCAAGGCCGGAAAGCTGCGCGCGCTGGCGATCACCACCAGGCAGCGCTCCGCGGCCGCTCCCGATCTGCCCACGATCGAAGAGCTGCATCTCCCGGGATTGGATCATTTCGATGTGTCATCGTGGTTCGGCGTGATCGCGCCGGCCGGTACGCCCGATGAGGTCGTCGACAAGCTCAACGCCGCCATCGAAGCGGCCTTGAACAAGCCCGAAGTCCAGGCCCGTTTTGCCAACCTGGGCGCGCAGATCGAGTACACCACGCCCCAACAATTCGGAGCCTTCATCAAGAGCCAGGTCGATACGTGGCGGCCGGTTGTCAAGGCATCGGGCGCGACAGTCGATTGA